From one Catenulispora sp. EB89 genomic stretch:
- a CDS encoding protein kinase: MGRAIGSRYELDDEIGRGAFGAVWRGRVRATGEAVAIKVLLEEFAADADVVTRFLRERAALVGLNHRSLVRLRDLVVEGDILALVMQLVEGPDLKKYLAGRGRLQPDEAGLLVAEVAEGMAVAHSAGIVHRDIKPANVLLEQADGGLRPLLTDFGIARIADAPSVTRTHQVVGTPYYLAPEVVAGKKATPAADVYAAGVMLYELITGHPVFRGPDAVSVFRQHMNTVPERPAEIPQRLWPVIAAALVKEPEARPSATVLAAQLRAAIGRTVEGADGEPTHHLPVEEQYGTLRLPPMVGGVAAAAAGAAGLAAVGDISKPGPGSPAPASASAPTTAMPAVSPAAAAAAAKAASAAASAIEPTIPVVRPAAASSAPLPQRPARIDGKIAGWDAPSEPDAIGAGVSRRPAEPGKVPGWDAPSDPDAIGAGVSRRAGGPPQPLPPHMQRQLEHLHKEHQSEPAQSQQQRLASYPPQPQFAPQGYQQPGPQGYHQPAPGQPYGPPNQNQGGYQPTQFQGSAAAPPRPVAQAPQRQAPPREREREREREREREQPRPQVQKTVVKRRRGLPMGCLIKLMILALIGFGIYTGVNWAMAKINGVHKDLNNWVAHEWHQIAQKIDLEKKKVVPQIPGPSNLPSSLPGVNNTP; the protein is encoded by the coding sequence GTGGGCAGGGCGATCGGAAGCAGGTACGAGCTCGACGACGAGATCGGCCGCGGTGCGTTCGGCGCGGTCTGGCGCGGCCGGGTGCGCGCGACCGGCGAGGCCGTCGCCATCAAGGTGCTCCTCGAGGAGTTCGCCGCCGACGCCGACGTGGTGACGCGGTTCCTGCGCGAGCGCGCGGCCCTGGTCGGCCTGAACCACCGCTCCCTGGTGCGGCTGCGCGACCTGGTCGTCGAGGGCGACATCCTGGCCCTGGTGATGCAGCTGGTCGAGGGCCCGGACCTGAAGAAGTACCTGGCCGGCCGCGGCCGCCTGCAGCCGGACGAGGCCGGGCTGCTGGTCGCCGAGGTCGCCGAGGGCATGGCCGTGGCGCACTCGGCGGGCATCGTGCACCGCGACATCAAGCCCGCGAACGTGCTGCTGGAGCAGGCCGACGGCGGGCTGCGCCCGCTGCTCACCGACTTCGGCATCGCCCGGATCGCCGACGCGCCCTCGGTCACCCGGACCCACCAGGTCGTCGGCACCCCGTACTACCTGGCGCCCGAGGTCGTGGCCGGGAAGAAGGCCACGCCGGCCGCCGACGTGTACGCCGCCGGCGTCATGCTCTACGAGCTGATCACCGGCCACCCGGTCTTCCGCGGCCCGGACGCGGTCAGCGTCTTCCGCCAGCACATGAACACCGTTCCGGAGCGACCCGCGGAGATCCCGCAGCGGCTGTGGCCGGTCATCGCCGCGGCCCTGGTGAAGGAGCCGGAGGCGCGGCCCTCGGCGACCGTGCTGGCCGCGCAGCTGCGCGCCGCCATCGGACGCACCGTGGAGGGCGCCGACGGCGAGCCCACGCACCACCTGCCGGTCGAGGAGCAGTACGGGACGCTGCGGCTGCCCCCGATGGTCGGCGGAGTCGCCGCGGCGGCTGCCGGTGCCGCCGGACTCGCTGCGGTCGGCGACATCTCGAAGCCCGGCCCGGGCTCGCCCGCCCCGGCGTCCGCCAGCGCCCCGACCACCGCCATGCCCGCGGTCTCCCCGGCCGCCGCCGCAGCCGCCGCCAAGGCGGCCTCCGCGGCCGCCTCCGCCATCGAGCCGACCATCCCGGTCGTCCGGCCCGCGGCGGCCTCCTCGGCGCCGCTCCCGCAGCGCCCGGCGCGCATCGACGGCAAGATCGCGGGCTGGGACGCGCCCTCGGAGCCGGACGCCATCGGCGCCGGCGTGTCGCGCCGCCCCGCCGAACCCGGCAAGGTCCCCGGCTGGGACGCCCCGTCCGACCCCGACGCGATCGGCGCCGGCGTCTCCCGGCGCGCCGGCGGCCCGCCGCAGCCGCTCCCGCCGCACATGCAGCGCCAGCTGGAGCACCTCCACAAGGAGCACCAGTCCGAGCCCGCGCAGTCCCAGCAGCAGCGCCTGGCCTCCTACCCGCCGCAGCCGCAGTTCGCCCCGCAGGGGTACCAGCAGCCGGGTCCCCAGGGCTACCACCAGCCGGCGCCGGGCCAGCCGTACGGGCCGCCGAACCAGAACCAGGGCGGCTACCAGCCGACGCAGTTCCAGGGCAGCGCCGCCGCCCCGCCGCGGCCGGTGGCCCAGGCGCCGCAGCGCCAGGCCCCGCCCCGCGAGCGGGAACGCGAACGGGAGCGGGAACGCGAGCGCGAGCAGCCCCGGCCGCAGGTGCAGAAGACGGTCGTCAAGCGCCGCCGCGGCCTGCCCATGGGCTGCCTCATCAAGCTGATGATCCTGGCGCTCATCGGCTTCGGCATCTACACCGGCGTGAACTGGGCCATGGCCAAGATCAACGGCGTCCACAAGGACCTGAACAACTGGGTCGCGCACGAGTGGCACCAGATCGCGCAGAAGATCGACCTGGAGAAGAAGAAGGTCGTGCCTCAGATCCCGGGGCCCTCCAACCTCCCCTCGTCGCTGCCCGGAGTCAACAACACCCCGTGA
- a CDS encoding protein kinase, which yields MARKIGSRYTITTVLGRGTCGTVWEGEGPDGPVAVKLLREDLAADQTLIARFVQERTVLTSLQHPNVVGVRDLVVDGTDLALVMDLIRGSDLRHLLDAEHALRPQLAVLVVAGVAEGLAAAHSQGIIHRDVKPENILLDHSGGALVPRLADFGIARLVDGPRRTRATRIIGTPDYLAPEVIEGLQPGPAVDMYALGTVLFELLAGWTPFGGGHPGAVLRRHVTDKVPPLPGVPGPLAALVASCLAKGPAARLTAAEFAARLRDLAPLLEDMPPLSIPDPREGGWDVRSSARASMHGGRNPTIDPIPMRHSGIVPLVHNTEVKDEDEDTHLNLMRPIRDRDQGEVRRRSGTGSYDVSELRAERANATAGSKRPRWIAATAAALLVGGAAAAIAMGMSGGDDSGKDNKAHSQGPAGATTSPVSSPSSPPGTTTRSAAVGLSFQPAHELPPVPVSIQGAPRTAVFKDASGTTTLFVFVTGSDDTVWYLPGENSHSWLPLHGLKTNTEPAVVATSTGHLELFAVRDSDGVVHQRSYTAGGWSAKWVPVGTAKLHGAPGALAGSDGSVVIAAVGSNKTLMTSTGTPSGTSGDYTWSDWQPVSATADLGSGVALASTPATSGFTAYVSRASDEGVVAIAYANKLWGTPVLTPLSGLPTAATSGDGTAYVFVRSTGGSVKAMNGNGQAGAGGLQSVLPPGATATPDGRVAVVTAESPTRLRVSYSG from the coding sequence GTGGCGCGGAAGATCGGCAGCAGGTACACCATCACCACGGTGCTGGGCCGCGGGACGTGCGGCACCGTGTGGGAGGGCGAAGGCCCGGACGGGCCGGTCGCCGTCAAACTGCTCCGTGAGGACCTCGCCGCGGACCAGACCCTGATCGCGCGCTTCGTCCAGGAGCGCACCGTCCTGACCTCGCTGCAGCACCCGAACGTGGTCGGGGTCCGCGACCTGGTCGTCGACGGCACCGACCTGGCCCTGGTGATGGACCTGATCCGGGGCTCGGACCTGCGCCACCTGCTGGACGCCGAGCACGCGCTGCGCCCGCAGCTGGCCGTGCTGGTCGTGGCCGGCGTCGCCGAAGGCCTGGCCGCCGCGCACTCGCAGGGCATCATCCACCGCGACGTGAAGCCCGAGAACATCCTGCTCGACCACTCCGGCGGCGCCCTGGTCCCGCGGCTGGCCGACTTCGGCATCGCGCGCCTGGTCGACGGCCCGCGCCGGACCCGCGCCACCCGCATCATCGGCACCCCGGACTACCTGGCGCCGGAGGTCATCGAGGGCCTGCAGCCGGGCCCGGCGGTCGACATGTACGCGCTGGGCACCGTGCTGTTCGAGCTGCTGGCCGGCTGGACGCCGTTCGGCGGCGGCCACCCCGGCGCGGTGCTGCGCCGGCACGTCACCGACAAGGTCCCGCCGCTGCCCGGCGTCCCCGGCCCGCTGGCCGCGCTGGTCGCCTCCTGCCTGGCCAAGGGCCCGGCGGCGCGCCTGACCGCCGCGGAATTCGCCGCCCGGCTGCGCGACCTGGCGCCGCTGCTGGAGGACATGCCGCCGCTGAGCATCCCGGACCCGCGCGAGGGCGGCTGGGACGTGCGGTCCTCGGCGCGCGCCAGCATGCACGGCGGCCGCAACCCGACCATCGACCCGATCCCGATGCGGCACAGCGGCATCGTCCCGCTGGTGCACAACACCGAGGTCAAGGACGAGGACGAGGACACCCACCTGAACCTGATGCGCCCGATCCGCGATCGGGACCAGGGCGAGGTGCGGCGGCGGTCCGGCACGGGCAGCTATGACGTCTCGGAGCTGCGTGCCGAGCGGGCTAATGCCACCGCCGGCTCTAAGCGTCCCCGGTGGATCGCCGCTACTGCGGCCGCACTGTTGGTCGGGGGAGCGGCGGCTGCGATCGCCATGGGGATGTCTGGCGGGGATGACTCCGGCAAGGACAACAAGGCGCACTCGCAGGGGCCGGCTGGAGCGACGACCTCTCCGGTGTCCTCCCCGTCCTCCCCTCCGGGGACTACTACGCGGTCCGCCGCAGTAGGGCTGAGTTTCCAGCCCGCGCATGAGCTGCCTCCCGTACCGGTCTCCATTCAGGGCGCACCACGTACCGCAGTCTTTAAGGACGCCTCTGGCACGACGACACTCTTTGTGTTCGTCACCGGTAGCGATGACACGGTCTGGTACCTGCCGGGGGAGAACAGTCACTCCTGGCTCCCTCTGCACGGACTGAAGACGAATACAGAGCCCGCTGTAGTAGCGACAAGCACGGGGCACCTGGAGCTGTTCGCTGTGCGCGACAGTGACGGAGTCGTGCACCAGCGCAGCTATACGGCCGGCGGCTGGTCGGCGAAGTGGGTTCCGGTCGGCACCGCGAAGCTGCACGGTGCTCCGGGGGCGCTCGCCGGTTCCGACGGTTCCGTCGTCATCGCGGCGGTCGGGAGCAACAAGACTTTGATGACCTCTACGGGGACTCCCTCAGGGACCTCTGGCGACTACACCTGGAGCGACTGGCAGCCGGTTTCGGCGACGGCAGACCTGGGCTCCGGTGTCGCGCTGGCGTCGACTCCGGCGACGTCCGGGTTCACCGCGTACGTGTCGCGCGCGTCCGATGAGGGCGTTGTGGCGATCGCATATGCGAACAAGCTGTGGGGTACCCCTGTGCTGACCCCACTGTCGGGCCTTCCCACAGCGGCTACCTCAGGTGACGGCACCGCTTATGTCTTCGTGCGTTCAACCGGTGGTTCCGTCAAGGCCATGAACGGTAATGGCCAGGCCGGCGCCGGTGGACTCCAGTCCGTGCTGCCGCCCGGCGCGACGGCGACCCCGGACGGCCGGGTCGCGGTGGTCACTGCGGAGTCTCCGACGAGGCTGCGGGTCTCGTACTCCGGATAG